In Zingiber officinale cultivar Zhangliang chromosome 1A, Zo_v1.1, whole genome shotgun sequence, a genomic segment contains:
- the LOC122038936 gene encoding uncharacterized protein LOC122038936 isoform X3, translated as MRRMRRLRAIYPWLRAPHLIFCRKKWKYLLTNRFWWMNLQSSTTHRGKLMVCIWEEHEFFGSKSKELREKIVRIISETRKMDGKAELEDARKMNEKTKLETKTPQFHHLLEATIISRHTKTVGTGISSEMEAKPTSSSSYAKLQYLLSSLVSAGVIGLGESPVPKKKLKTSEPLPQPPVQLVPYLQSSRMELPLLPPLPFPSTKPIALPTQTLLIQTSAGSSNGVPSRYNSAPSPLSNYPATGKHSGPNSLNSNYSFLVMEGRNLSARPPLQMLPPLLAQEQRTSYLKALVAKYGRMPK; from the exons ATGCGAAGGATGCGGCGCTTGCGCGCCATATATCCATGGCTGCGTGCACCGCACTTAATTTTTTGCAG GAAAAAATGGAAGTATCTTTTAACCAACAGATTTTGGTGGATGAACTTGCAAAGCTCTACAACTCACAGAGGCAAATTGATG GTTTGCATATGGGAAGAACATGAATTTTTTGGTTCTAAAAGCAAGGAACTCAGAGAAAAAATTGTGAGAATCATCTCTGAAACAAGAAAGATGGATGGCAAGGCTGAGTTGGAAGATGCAAGAAAGATGAATGAGAAGACTAAGTTG GAAACGAAGACTCCACAATTTCATCATCTCCTCGAG GCTACCATCATATCTCGACATACGAAAACAG TAGGTACTGGTATCTCATCTGAGATGGAAGCAAAGCCCACCTCCTCTAGCTCCTATGCCAAGTTGCAGTATCTGCTCTCTTCTCTTGTCTCAGCTGGCGTCATTGGTCTAGGAGAATCTCCTGTTCCGAAGAAGAAACTTAAAACCTCTGAACCCCTGCCGCAGCCACCAGTGCAACTTGTTCCATATCTTCAAAGTTCTAGAATGGAGTTACCACTGCTGCCTCCACTTCCATTTCCATCTACTAAACCAATTGCTTTACCAACCCAAACTTTGTTGATTCAGACCTCTGCTGGGTCTTCTAACGGTGTACCTTCCCGCTATAACTCAGCTCCTTCACCCCTCTCAAACTATCCAGCAACGGGCAAGCATTCAGGTCCAAATTCTCTGAACTCGAACTACAGTTTTCTAGTAATGGAGGGGCGCAATCTTTCTGCTCGGCCACCATTACAAATGCTACCGCCTCTCTTAGCTCAGGAACAACGGACTAGTTACCTGAAAGCACTAGTGGCTAAGTATGGTAGAATGCCAAAATGA
- the LOC122038936 gene encoding uncharacterized protein LOC122038936 isoform X1: MAACTALNFLQEKMEVSFNQQILVDELAKLYNSQRQIDDLSSWCISFKQNAKQVVETWLQQLFSCPREQIVAFLHLANEILRKCGKKGIEFINELWKVLPKALSFALGKGDECAKAVLKLVCIWEEHEFFGSKSKELREKIVRIISETRKMDGKAELEDARKMNEKTKLETKTPQFHHLLEATIISRHTKTVGTGISSEMEAKPTSSSSYAKLQYLLSSLVSAGVIGLGESPVPKKKLKTSEPLPQPPVQLVPYLQSSRMELPLLPPLPFPSTKPIALPTQTLLIQTSAGSSNGVPSRYNSAPSPLSNYPATGKHSGPNSLNSNYSFLVMEGRNLSARPPLQMLPPLLAQEQRTSYLKALVAKYGRMPK; the protein is encoded by the exons ATGGCTGCGTGCACCGCACTTAATTTTTTGCAG GAAAAAATGGAAGTATCTTTTAACCAACAGATTTTGGTGGATGAACTTGCAAAGCTCTACAACTCACAGAGGCAAATTGATG ATTTATCAAGTTGGTGCATTAGCTTTAAGCAAAATGCGAAACAAGTTGTTGAAACATGGCTTCAACAATTATTTAGTTGCCCAAGAGAACAGATAGTAGCTTTTCTGCATCTTGCTAATGAGATTTTGCGAAAGTGCGGGAAAAAGGGTATAGAGTTCATTAATGAACTCTGGAAAGTTCTTCCCAAGGCTTTAAGTTTTGCTTTGGGTAAAGGAGATGAGTGTGCAAAAGCTGTACTAAAATTG GTTTGCATATGGGAAGAACATGAATTTTTTGGTTCTAAAAGCAAGGAACTCAGAGAAAAAATTGTGAGAATCATCTCTGAAACAAGAAAGATGGATGGCAAGGCTGAGTTGGAAGATGCAAGAAAGATGAATGAGAAGACTAAGTTG GAAACGAAGACTCCACAATTTCATCATCTCCTCGAG GCTACCATCATATCTCGACATACGAAAACAG TAGGTACTGGTATCTCATCTGAGATGGAAGCAAAGCCCACCTCCTCTAGCTCCTATGCCAAGTTGCAGTATCTGCTCTCTTCTCTTGTCTCAGCTGGCGTCATTGGTCTAGGAGAATCTCCTGTTCCGAAGAAGAAACTTAAAACCTCTGAACCCCTGCCGCAGCCACCAGTGCAACTTGTTCCATATCTTCAAAGTTCTAGAATGGAGTTACCACTGCTGCCTCCACTTCCATTTCCATCTACTAAACCAATTGCTTTACCAACCCAAACTTTGTTGATTCAGACCTCTGCTGGGTCTTCTAACGGTGTACCTTCCCGCTATAACTCAGCTCCTTCACCCCTCTCAAACTATCCAGCAACGGGCAAGCATTCAGGTCCAAATTCTCTGAACTCGAACTACAGTTTTCTAGTAATGGAGGGGCGCAATCTTTCTGCTCGGCCACCATTACAAATGCTACCGCCTCTCTTAGCTCAGGAACAACGGACTAGTTACCTGAAAGCACTAGTGGCTAAGTATGGTAGAATGCCAAAATGA
- the LOC122038936 gene encoding uncharacterized protein LOC122038936 isoform X2, whose translation MAACTALNFLQEKMEVSFNQQILVDELAKLYNSQRQIDDLSSWCISFKQNAKQVVETWLQQLFSCPREQIVAFLHLANEILRKCGKKGIEFINELWKVLPKALSFALGKGDECAKAVLKLVCIWEEHEFFGSKSKELREKIVRIISETRKMDGKAELEDARKMNEKTKLETKTPQFHHLLEATIISRHTKTGTGISSEMEAKPTSSSSYAKLQYLLSSLVSAGVIGLGESPVPKKKLKTSEPLPQPPVQLVPYLQSSRMELPLLPPLPFPSTKPIALPTQTLLIQTSAGSSNGVPSRYNSAPSPLSNYPATGKHSGPNSLNSNYSFLVMEGRNLSARPPLQMLPPLLAQEQRTSYLKALVAKYGRMPK comes from the exons ATGGCTGCGTGCACCGCACTTAATTTTTTGCAG GAAAAAATGGAAGTATCTTTTAACCAACAGATTTTGGTGGATGAACTTGCAAAGCTCTACAACTCACAGAGGCAAATTGATG ATTTATCAAGTTGGTGCATTAGCTTTAAGCAAAATGCGAAACAAGTTGTTGAAACATGGCTTCAACAATTATTTAGTTGCCCAAGAGAACAGATAGTAGCTTTTCTGCATCTTGCTAATGAGATTTTGCGAAAGTGCGGGAAAAAGGGTATAGAGTTCATTAATGAACTCTGGAAAGTTCTTCCCAAGGCTTTAAGTTTTGCTTTGGGTAAAGGAGATGAGTGTGCAAAAGCTGTACTAAAATTG GTTTGCATATGGGAAGAACATGAATTTTTTGGTTCTAAAAGCAAGGAACTCAGAGAAAAAATTGTGAGAATCATCTCTGAAACAAGAAAGATGGATGGCAAGGCTGAGTTGGAAGATGCAAGAAAGATGAATGAGAAGACTAAGTTG GAAACGAAGACTCCACAATTTCATCATCTCCTCGAG GCTACCATCATATCTCGACATACGAAAACAG GTACTGGTATCTCATCTGAGATGGAAGCAAAGCCCACCTCCTCTAGCTCCTATGCCAAGTTGCAGTATCTGCTCTCTTCTCTTGTCTCAGCTGGCGTCATTGGTCTAGGAGAATCTCCTGTTCCGAAGAAGAAACTTAAAACCTCTGAACCCCTGCCGCAGCCACCAGTGCAACTTGTTCCATATCTTCAAAGTTCTAGAATGGAGTTACCACTGCTGCCTCCACTTCCATTTCCATCTACTAAACCAATTGCTTTACCAACCCAAACTTTGTTGATTCAGACCTCTGCTGGGTCTTCTAACGGTGTACCTTCCCGCTATAACTCAGCTCCTTCACCCCTCTCAAACTATCCAGCAACGGGCAAGCATTCAGGTCCAAATTCTCTGAACTCGAACTACAGTTTTCTAGTAATGGAGGGGCGCAATCTTTCTGCTCGGCCACCATTACAAATGCTACCGCCTCTCTTAGCTCAGGAACAACGGACTAGTTACCTGAAAGCACTAGTGGCTAAGTATGGTAGAATGCCAAAATGA
- the LOC122038937 gene encoding uncharacterized protein LOC122038937 has product MSTKALRDLNIIPASGLDKTIDSKGTLTKLYPENGSEFQKKTPPLCSVPAIKIDMGTTVAEIGNAEVEYIESENLSDVPDLDACFNTLFSRLDSKDWVSVCEALNNVRQLSIYHEEKLLEILGSVIPLIVKSLKSPRSAVCKTAIMASADIFKAYNDKVIDSIDSLLVQLLLKSSQDKRFVCEAALAALIAMTTSVSPTLLLPKLLPYLTDKNPRIRAKASICFSKSVPRLGTEGIKAYGIDKLLQIAASQLSDQLPESREAARTLAIELQTVYVNSQASFPRNEGSLDPMDTESWEAFCHAKLTPLRAQAILRVTSTTSKEALVLG; this is encoded by the exons ATGTCTACCAAAGCCCTCAGGGATCTTAATATAATCCCCGCATCCGGATTGGACAAGACTATTGATAGCAAAGGAACTTTAACAAAGTTGTACCCTGAGAATGGATCTGAATTTCAGAAGAAAACTCCTCCCCTCTGTTCTGTTCCAGCAATTAAAATCGATATGGGGACAACTGTAGCAGAGATAGGAAATGCAGAAGTTGAGTACATAGAATCTGAGAATTTGAGTGATGTACCAGACTTGGATGCATGTTTTAAT ACACTGTTTAGCAGGTTAGACTCAAAGGACTGGGTTTCTGTATGTGAAGCCCTTAATAACGTGCGCCAGTTGTCGATATACCATGAAGAAAAGCTTCTCGAGATCTT AGGATCTGTGATTCCGTTGATTGTGAAGTCACTGAAAAGCCCTAGAAGTGCTGTTTGCAAAACTGCAATTATGGCATCTGCTGACATATTTAAGGCTTACAACGATAAAGTCATTGACTCAATTGATTCTCTG CTTGTCCAATTGCTTCTGAAGTCCTCACAAGACAAACGGTTTGTATGTGAAGCTGCTTTGGCCGCTCTCATAGCTATGACCACTTCTGTTTCTCCCACACTTCTGTTGCCAAAGTTGCTACCTTATCTCACCGATAAAAATCCGCGGATACGAGCAAAAGCATCTATATGTTTCAGCAAGAGTGTGCCTCGACTG GGAACCGAAGGAATCAAAGCTTATGGAATCGACAAGCTCCTTCAAATTGCAGCATCCCAGCTGAGCGACCAGCTTCCTGAATCGCGAGAGGCTGCGCGAACACTTGCTATAGAACTACAAACAGTTTATGTAAACTCCCAAGCATCCTTCCCTCGAAACGAAGGCTCTCTCGACCCAATGGACACTGAGTCCTGGGAGGCCTTTTGCCATGCGAAGCTCACCCCTCTACGCGCTCAGGCGATTCTCCGTGTTACATCGACGACTTCAAAAGAGGCTCTCGTGTTGGGTTAG
- the LOC122038939 gene encoding non-specific lipid transfer protein GPI-anchored 1-like, translating to MAGADTAFLLAFLASSAAFAASQDSSMQQKCGQEFTKVTSCLNYATAKADAPTAACCSAVTDIRNTDAACLCFIIQQTHSGSPAVKSLGLQFDRLLQLPDACHLVNSSVSNCPKLLKLSPNSPDYAIFTNSTKVASTSISNETATVSNSNTPNGVRRQVDCVGVAVIGLVSTIVFSIFSVGA from the exons ATGGCTGGCGCCGACACTGCTTTCCTACTCGCTTTCCTCGCCTCGTCGGCAGCGTTCGCGGCCTCCCAGGACTCGTCCATGCAGCAGAAGTGCGGGCAGGAGTTCACCAAGGTGACCTCCTGCCTGAACTACGCCACCGCCAAGGCGGACGCCCCCACGGCCGCTTGCTGCAGCGCCGTGACGGACATCAGGAACACCGACGCGGCCTGCCTCTGCTTCATCATCCAGCAGACGCACTCCGGATCGCCCGCCGTCAAAAGCCTCGGCCTGCAGTTCGATAGACTCCTCCAGCTTCCGGACGCCTGCCATCTTGTCAACTCCAGCGTCAGTAACTGCCCGA AGCTTCTGAAACTCTCTCCTAACTCGCCTGACTATGCCATTTTCACCAACTCCACAAAAG TTGCTTCCACTTCCATATCCAACGAGACTGCAACTGTGAGCAACAGCAACACTCCGAATGGGGTCAGGCGTCAGGTCGACTGTGTTGGTGTTGCTGTGATCGGACTGGTTTCCACTATCGTCTTCTCCATTTTCTCAGTAGGAGCTTGA
- the LOC122038938 gene encoding CBS domain-containing protein CBSCBSPB1-like isoform X1 yields MDGQSVGGGSIRRSISGTGSLGRKKTTENGSDSGRRSSVSRPPTMSGERTVKRLRLSKALTIPESTTVYEACRRMAVRRVDAVLLTDSNALLCGILTDKDITTRVIAKELKLDETPVSKVMTRNPMFVLSDTLAVEALQKMVQGKFRHLPVVEKGEVIALLDIAKCLYDAIARMERAAEKGKAIAAAVEGVEKHWGTSGSGVPIHLLKLFESGCLSHLCQPSFKRIQSRIVTISPTDSVLTATQKMLEFKISSAVVTIENKPQGILTSRDILMRLVAQNLSPESTPVEKVMTPNPECAKVDTAILDALHIMHDGKFLHLPVVDKDGNIVAVLDVIHIAHAAIATAGNTGAANENASAMMQKFWDSALSLGPLDEDDSRSEGSLKFASETEDTVRSSAFYPPSSLSTTFGFKLQDKQGRMHRFNCETQSLTDLLACILQRVGGDIDKNHLPQILYEDEDHDQVILASDGDLAAAVDHARQAGWKSLRLHLDYAGIGQRKKGRGGSGTGNLEYAQKDAWASAYSTVAAGAALIAGIGVMAYLKRSAS; encoded by the exons ATGGACGGGCAAAGCGTCGGGGGCGGGTCGATTAGGAGGAGCATATCGGGGACCGGCTCCCTGGGAAGGAAGAAGACTACGGAGAACGGCTCGGACTCTGGACGGCGGAGTTCTGTATCTCGACCTCC AACTATGAGTGGAGAAAGAACAGTTAAGAGATTACGTTTGTCCAAGGCTTTGACTATCCCTGAAAGTACAACTGTCTATGAAGCTTGTCGTAGGATGGCTGTACGAAGGGTTGATGCTGTCTTGTTGACAGATTCAAATGCACTATTGTGTGGAATTCTTACAGACAAG GATATTACCACAAGAGTCATTGCCAAGGAGCTAAAACTTGATGAAACTCCCGTGTCAAAAGTTATGACTAGAAATCCAATGTTTGTTCTTTCTGACACACTCGCTGTGGAAGCATTACAGAAGATGGTACAAG GAAAGTTCAGGCATTTGCCAGTTGTAGAAAAAGGTGAAGTCATTGCTTTGCTTGACATTGCAAAATGTCTATATGATGCGATAGCACGAATGGAAAGGGCAGCTGAAAAGGGAAAGGCCATTGCAGCTGCAGTTGAAGGGGTAGAAAAGCATTGGGGGACTTCTGGTTCTGGT GTCCCAATACATTTATTGAAACTCTTCGAGAGCGGATGTTTAAGCCATCTTTGTCAACCATCATTCAAGAGAATTCAAAGTAG GATTGTTACCATCTCACCTACTGATTCAGTGTTAACTGCAACCCAGAAGATGCTTGAGTTCAAGATAAGTTCAGCAGTTGTGACAATTGAAAATAAACCCCAGGGAATTCTGAC TTCAAGAGACATTTTAATGCGCTTAGTTGCCCAAAATCTTTCACCAGAATCCACCCCTGTGGAAAAG GTCATGACACCAAATCCTGAATGTGCAAAGGTTGACACAGCAATTCTTGATGCTCTTCATATCATGCATGACGGGAAATTTTTACATTTACCTGTTGTCGATAAAG ACGGGAATATTGTTGCAGTTCTTGATGTTATTCATATTGCCCATGCTGCAATAGCCACT GCTGGAAACACAGGTGCAGCAAATGAAAACGCGAGTGCCATGATGCAGAAATTCTGGGATTCTGCTTTGTCTCTCGGACCTTTGGATGAAGATGATTCTCGAAG TGAAGGATCTCTAAAATTTGCATCAGAAACCGAAGATACAGTTAGATCATCTGCTTTCTACCCACCTTCAAGCTTGTCAACGACCTTTGGCTTTAAGCTACAAGATAAACAGGGAAGAATGCATAGATTTAACTGTG AAACACAAAGCTTGACAGACCTTCTAGCTTGCATACTCCAGAGGGTTGGTGGCGATATTGATAAAAACCATCTACCACAAATACTG TATGAAGATGAGGACCACGACCAAGTTATTCTTGCATCGGATGGTGACCTTGCGGCAGCAGTGGACCATGCGAGACAAGCTGGTTGGAAG AGTTTGAGGTTGCATTTGGATTACGCTGGCATCGGCCAGAGGAAGAAAGGTCGTGGTGGATCAGGCACTGGGAATCTGGAGTACGCACAGAAGGATGCATGGGCGAGCGCATACAGTACAGTGGCTGCAGGAGCAGCACTAATTGCAGGCATCGGAGTCATGGCCTACTTGAAGAGGTCAGCATCGTAG
- the LOC122038938 gene encoding CBS domain-containing protein CBSCBSPB5-like isoform X2 → MDGQSVGGGSIRRSISGTGSLGRKKTTENGSDSGRRSSVSRPPTMSGERTVKRLRLSKALTIPESTTVYEACRRMAVRRVDAVLLTDSNALLCGILTDKDITTRVIAKELKLDETPVSKVMTRNPMFVLSDTLAVEALQKMVQGKFRHLPVVEKGEVIALLDIAKCLYDAIARMERAAEKGKAIAAAVEGVEKHWGTSGSGPNTFIETLRERMFKPSLSTIIQENSKIVTISPTDSVLTATQKMLEFKISSAVVTIENKPQGILTSRDILMRLVAQNLSPESTPVEKVMTPNPECAKVDTAILDALHIMHDGKFLHLPVVDKDGNIVAVLDVIHIAHAAIATAGNTGAANENASAMMQKFWDSALSLGPLDEDDSRSEGSLKFASETEDTVRSSAFYPPSSLSTTFGFKLQDKQGRMHRFNCETQSLTDLLACILQRVGGDIDKNHLPQILYEDEDHDQVILASDGDLAAAVDHARQAGWKSLRLHLDYAGIGQRKKGRGGSGTGNLEYAQKDAWASAYSTVAAGAALIAGIGVMAYLKRSAS, encoded by the exons ATGGACGGGCAAAGCGTCGGGGGCGGGTCGATTAGGAGGAGCATATCGGGGACCGGCTCCCTGGGAAGGAAGAAGACTACGGAGAACGGCTCGGACTCTGGACGGCGGAGTTCTGTATCTCGACCTCC AACTATGAGTGGAGAAAGAACAGTTAAGAGATTACGTTTGTCCAAGGCTTTGACTATCCCTGAAAGTACAACTGTCTATGAAGCTTGTCGTAGGATGGCTGTACGAAGGGTTGATGCTGTCTTGTTGACAGATTCAAATGCACTATTGTGTGGAATTCTTACAGACAAG GATATTACCACAAGAGTCATTGCCAAGGAGCTAAAACTTGATGAAACTCCCGTGTCAAAAGTTATGACTAGAAATCCAATGTTTGTTCTTTCTGACACACTCGCTGTGGAAGCATTACAGAAGATGGTACAAG GAAAGTTCAGGCATTTGCCAGTTGTAGAAAAAGGTGAAGTCATTGCTTTGCTTGACATTGCAAAATGTCTATATGATGCGATAGCACGAATGGAAAGGGCAGCTGAAAAGGGAAAGGCCATTGCAGCTGCAGTTGAAGGGGTAGAAAAGCATTGGGGGACTTCTGGTTCTG GTCCCAATACATTTATTGAAACTCTTCGAGAGCGGATGTTTAAGCCATCTTTGTCAACCATCATTCAAGAGAATTCAAA GATTGTTACCATCTCACCTACTGATTCAGTGTTAACTGCAACCCAGAAGATGCTTGAGTTCAAGATAAGTTCAGCAGTTGTGACAATTGAAAATAAACCCCAGGGAATTCTGAC TTCAAGAGACATTTTAATGCGCTTAGTTGCCCAAAATCTTTCACCAGAATCCACCCCTGTGGAAAAG GTCATGACACCAAATCCTGAATGTGCAAAGGTTGACACAGCAATTCTTGATGCTCTTCATATCATGCATGACGGGAAATTTTTACATTTACCTGTTGTCGATAAAG ACGGGAATATTGTTGCAGTTCTTGATGTTATTCATATTGCCCATGCTGCAATAGCCACT GCTGGAAACACAGGTGCAGCAAATGAAAACGCGAGTGCCATGATGCAGAAATTCTGGGATTCTGCTTTGTCTCTCGGACCTTTGGATGAAGATGATTCTCGAAG TGAAGGATCTCTAAAATTTGCATCAGAAACCGAAGATACAGTTAGATCATCTGCTTTCTACCCACCTTCAAGCTTGTCAACGACCTTTGGCTTTAAGCTACAAGATAAACAGGGAAGAATGCATAGATTTAACTGTG AAACACAAAGCTTGACAGACCTTCTAGCTTGCATACTCCAGAGGGTTGGTGGCGATATTGATAAAAACCATCTACCACAAATACTG TATGAAGATGAGGACCACGACCAAGTTATTCTTGCATCGGATGGTGACCTTGCGGCAGCAGTGGACCATGCGAGACAAGCTGGTTGGAAG AGTTTGAGGTTGCATTTGGATTACGCTGGCATCGGCCAGAGGAAGAAAGGTCGTGGTGGATCAGGCACTGGGAATCTGGAGTACGCACAGAAGGATGCATGGGCGAGCGCATACAGTACAGTGGCTGCAGGAGCAGCACTAATTGCAGGCATCGGAGTCATGGCCTACTTGAAGAGGTCAGCATCGTAG